One Streptomonospora salina genomic window, CGGGCCGAGGAGTCTGTGGGAAGAGCTGGAGACCGCCTACCTCGCCTGGGTCGAGTGGGGTTGCCCGGACCGGGGCCGATTCGGAGTGACGGTAGACGCGGCCGGTCAGCACGTGTGGCTGGATCGACCGGACAACCGGCTAGCGCCGCTGGAGGTCAGGGCTGATGGGTAAACACGGGAAAGAAGTGAACTGCCCCGGGTGCGGCGGCAGGAAGGAAGTGCAGGAGTCCCAGGACGGCAAGATCGTGCGGGTGCCGTGCAAGCTGTGCAACGGGACCGGTAAGCAACCGCAGTGATGCGGGGCCACTGCGGTGGGCGACGTGACGTGTACGTTCGCCGATCCCCTGGTTCTGGTCACGACCTCAGGCGCGCGACGGCTTCTTCCTCCCGAGAAGCGTGCCGAGGAGGTCCTGATGGAGACGACCGAGCCCCGAGTGCACGTCGCGCGCGCCGAGCTCGTACTGGCCGCCGGCGACAGTGCCTACCTACGAAGCCTGCCACTGAGCCCTGATCCTCTGCACCAGCTGGCCGCGGCGGTCATCGATGTCCGCCCCGAGCTGGGCGAGCGGGCGGACGTCTGCTTCGATCTCGTGCCGCTCACTCCGGCACGCAACGCGCATCTTCGCCGGAAGGCCATGCGGGCGGCCCAGGAGGAAGGGGAGGGCCTGTTCGCGGAGCTCGGGCGAGAGCTCGTCGGCTTCGGGCGTGAGCTGGTCGGCGAGCTCGTACCTGGCGGAGGCAGGGGCGATACCGCCCAGCCCGCAGCCCGGGATCGCGGCGCCGACCGGCCGACGCAGACGAAGTTCGACACGGCCGAACCCGCCTTCGAGGTCCAACTGCTCCTACGCGCCGAATCCGAGATCCCCGGGCGCGCTGAAGCGCACCTGCACCAGCTGCAGGCGGCCTTCGACGCCTGGCGGGGCGACAACTACTGGCGTGCAGCCGGACTCAACCTCGGCTTCGCGCACATCGGAGCGGACTACTGGCCGTGGCGGCGCCGGTTCGAGCGTCGATGGACGACCGGGCTGTTCCGTCCGCGCAAACGCAACATCGTGACCGCCTCCGAGGTCAGTGGACTGCTCAAGCCCCCCACCAAGCACTGCGAATCGCTCAACGTACGCCGATCCGGGGGCGTCGTGCCCCGGCTGCCACGGGAGCTGCCGGTCTACAACGGACAGCGCGACGTGCTGCCGATCGGCTACGCCACCGGTCCCGACGCTGTCGAACGGCTCTACGGGATGCCCTTGGACGATCTGTTCTTCAGCTTCCGGATCGGCAAGAGCCGCTACGGAAAAACCGAGACGGCACTGGTCCAAGCGGTCAGCCTGGCCCTGGCGGGGCATGGAGTGTGGTTCCTCGACCCGCACGCCGACGGCTGGAAGCGCGCGGCTCCGCTACTCACCGACCCTGAGGTCCTGGCGCGGTTGTGGGAGATCGATCTGACCGTGCGCGGCGACGACGCGATGATCGCCGGATACAATCCCTTGTCGATGGCCGGTCTGACCACCGAGCACATCGAGGACAAGGTCGACTCCGTCGTCACCGCGGTCGCCTCCGCTCTGTCCTGGCCCGACCAGGCATCCCGCGCCCGCACGATCCTCACCAAGGCCGCCGAGACACTGTGCCATCTCGCGCTGAAACTGCCCCCCGAAGTGGCACCCACGCTCTTCCAGATCCCCACACTGCTGCACGACGAGGAGTGGCGACAGGCGGTCATCCAGCTCCTGCCGGCCCATGTCCGGAGTTATTGGTCCGAGGTCTACACCAAGTACCCGGCGGAGGCCGCGCCCGCAGTCAGCAACATCATCGACCGCCTGCGGTCGAGCCGCACCATGTCGGCCTTCCTCGGATCCAGCGCCACGACGTATGACGTGCGCACAGCCATGGACCTGGGAAAGGTGGTCTTCTTGTGCACGCCCGGCGGAGATATCGGCCGCCTGGCATCCTGCTTCCTCACCTACGACCTGTTCCGCGCCGGCCGCTCGCGCATCGACGTGGCGCCGGAGGGGAGAACTCGCTTCGACGCCTTCGTCGACGAGGTAACCGCGGTCGACAGCGCCTCCAAAGGCCATCTTGCAGCGATTCTGGAGCAACTCGGCAAGTACGGCGTCCGCCTGCACGCCATGACGCAGATGGCCCAGCGGCTGTCGACGTCCACCCGCGACGCCCTGCTGCAGAACCAGAGCCTGCTGTCGTCCACCGCCGGAGAGGTCGACGCGGTACGCGTCGTCACCCGGCAGTGGCAGCGCCACGTGCACCCCGACACCGTGGTCGACCTCCCCCGTTACCACCACATCGTCTCCGCCACGGTCGCCGGCGAGACGACCACCCCCTTCCGGGTGCGCGGAGCGACCGTCGACCTCTTCGCCGGGCAGCACCAGCCCGACCGGCTGCACCTGCAGCGCAAGGCGATCGACGCCAACCTCGGGCGTCAGCGGATCGGCGACGCGCTCACACAGCTCGAAAGCCTCGACGCCCGAATCCTCGCCGCCGTCACCTCCGAGCGTCGCTCGGCCGGACCGGCCCCGGGTCTCGGTTCGGAACCGGACGAGCCTGTCGCGGATGGTGGCCGCGGGAGCGGGCGGATCACGGAGATGCACGAGGGCGCCGATGCGGACCGCTCCAGCACCGGTTGACTCCGTCGACCCGATCGCCACTCGTCCGCTCCTGGAACAGGGAAGGAACGTCCGTGCTGAGCCCCTCCGCAGCCCACATCCTGCACCTCCTGCACCACCATCGCCTGCTGACTACCGCGCAGGTCCACACGATGGCGACTCCCAACGCGACGACCTCGCGCTTCGCCCTGCGCATGCTGCACACCCTGCGCGAGGAAGCACTGGTGGAATCTGTCGGTCGCCGCGGCACACGTACGCCGGCCTTGTGGTTCGCTACCCCCGACGGGGCCTACGTCGTCGAGGCGGGCCTTACCGTTCCAGGTCGGCCCTATCGGATGGACGCACGGAAGGCCACCGGACCGCTCATGCCGCACACCCTCGCCGTCGTCGACACCGGCCTGGCCTTCCTGCGCCATGCGCGGCAGCGCGGCGACGAGTTCGATGTGTGCGACTGGTCGCCCGAGATCGCCCACCGCTACCGCAGCGGAGGCGGATTCGACGACAGCCACGTCATCGCCGACGCCCTGCTCAACTACCTGCTGGTGGAGGGCCGGCGCCGGGCGCAGATGCAGTTCTTCATCGAAGTGGACCGGGCGACGATGTCGTTGCCCCGACTTGCGGCCAAGCTGGTCAACTACGCCCGCTACTACGACTACGTGCCGGAGTCGCCTCCCGCTCCGGGCGGACGCCGCATCGGACGGCGACAGCCCGCCTGGAAGTCCCGCTACAACCGGTTCCCCCGATTGCTGGTCGTGTTCACGGGAGCCAACCCGACACGGTTGGAGAACCGGATGCTGGATCTGGCCGCCCGCCTGCAAGAAGCGCCCTACCTGGCCGCTGAGCGTGCCCAGTTCCAAGTGGGAGGGGTGCTGTTGGATCAACTGGTCGAGCACGGCCCTACCGCGCCGATCTTCCGGTCGCTGCTCGCCCCGCAGGAAGGACTGGCCGACTTCACGCTGCGGACCGTCGCCACCGCGAATCAGTCTGGGACGATATAGCTACTAAACGTCACTACTGCGGCTCGCGTACCCGGCATGAATACACCCTTCTGCAGTGCGACCACTGGTCGCGGGGACCGTTCTTCTCAGCCCGGGAACTAGACGCGCCGCACTCGTCTCATCGGGCCCCTGACCCTCGTTGGTTCAGGGGCTCTCGTCCGTACACGGGCCCTGTCAGAGTGGTGCGGTCCAGACGGCACGACGCGCCCCACCCTCGTCACAGCACGCCCCGAGCCGCGGCTTTCTTCGGGTATGACGCAATCAGAAGACGAGGGGCTGGCCGCGCTATTGCAGTCTCCCCGCCTGCGGCAGCGGCGGTTCGACACCATCCCGCTGCGTGGGCCCGGGGCCGCCTCCACCGACGTCCAAGGCCGTCAGCCCGGCGACTCCACCACTCCCACCGAGCTGTCGGACCTCATCAGCTCGATCGGCACCGTCGGTGTGCTGCAACCTGTCCTCGCCGAGGAGATCCAGCAGAACGACAGTGCCCCTCCTCGGTTGCTGCTGGTCACTGGTGAGCGGCGCTTGCGCGCGTGCCGGTGGGGAGCTTCCCACCTGCCCGACAATCCGCATTTCGCGTCGCTGCCCGCCATCGTCTGTCCCGGGCCGCTCAGCACCGAAGAGCGGCGCACGTGGCAGATCGTGGAGAACCTCGCCCGCGAGCCCCTGCGTCCGGGGGAACAGGCAGCCGCGCTCCTGCTGCACCGCTGCGCCATCCTGACCGGCAAGCTCCTCCGATCCGGAAAGCCCATCCCTCCAGACGCCGCAGCGATCGAGGATCCTGTCGAGCGCTGGGAAGCACTGGAGCGCATCCGCGCCGGCGACCCGGCGTGTGCGGCACCGTGGCCGGAGGTGCTGCGCCGACTCGGCCTGCAACTGTCCGAGCGCAAGGCCCGCCAGCTCGTCTCGGCATTCCGCGCCCTGCCGCGCCACGTCTCCGAAGAGATGGATGAGGCGCAGGTCCGCCTGCACACCCGCATCCGGATGGGGCGGCTCATGGCAGGCCGGGCGGAGGCCGCCGAGGGCATCTGGGCCGCGGTGGCCGCACGCGGGCAGACGCGGCTCCTGCCGGCGGCGGTGCAGGCCGCCATCGACGATCCCGACTCCTCCGCCGATGAGGCGTTGCAGCACGCCGAGCAGCAGCGGGACGAGGCCGACGCCGCCCGTGCCGAGGCCTTGTCCAAGGACGATTCCGGGCTCGCCCCCGAAGTAGCCGATGCGCTGCACTCTCCACAACCGGAGCCCCCGACCGATGAAAAAGAGCGTGGCTCCGAAGAGGCGAGCGACGACCACGGCGACGACGCTCCTCACTCCCCCGCCGCTAGAGAAAGCGACGAGGACGATCCTCCACAGGCCGAACGCCAGGAGGACTCGGCCGCGGCGCGCTGCCTGGCCGGGCTGCGGCACCTGGTGTCCGACCTCCGTGTCGGGCGGCGGCCCGACCGTTACACAGCCGGCTCCCTGCGCCTGCTCATCGACGAGATCCGCCCCCTGCTCGACACCGAGGGAACCGAATGAGCCCCACTGACCTGCCGATTCCCACTGTCGGAGTTCCCCGGCCGGGACGCGCATGCGACTGCACGAGGTGCGCCTTCTGGAGCGGCCCGGACGGCACCGGGGGTCCCGCCACCGTCGAACCGCTGTGCTCCGGGTCGAACTCGGACTGCTCCTACTGCGGGTGCGCTCGCTCGGAAGCCGGCGCCCCGTCGGGGGCGTGCGGCACCTGCCCGGTGCGCTGCGGCTCTCGCGACAACATCGGCGACTGGATGGCCGACGTCGGCGGCACGCTGGCCTTCGACGACGTCGACATCGCCTGCGAACTCCCCCGCGGGCTGCCCAGCTACATTCCCCAGACCGACGGCACCGGCATCCCCGATCTGGACGACCACCTGGACTGGCCCGCCTACGCCGTCGGACTACGCCGCGTCTTCTCCCCGCGCACGTTCGAACTCTTTCCCCGCTGGCGCGACGCGTCGGCCCACGACCTCCTCGGCCTCAAGCCGGGCCAGCTCGCGGTGCTCAGCGGCTACGGCGAAGACCCGCTGGTGGAAGCGTTCTGGACCCGCCGGCGCCGTGACGCCCTAGTTGAACGCATCGCCGCCCAAGGCTGGGACCTGGTGTTGGCCTGCAACTACTCCGTCTACGGCAACTGGCCGCGGGCCGAGCACCTGATCAACATGCGCCGCTCACTCCTGCTGGCCCAGGAGTTCGCCGAAGCCGGAATCGCCGTCGTCCCCAACCTCTACTGGTTTCGCCTAGAGGACCTTCTGCGGTGGGGCGAGTGGATCGAGCAAGCCGAACCGCCGGCGATCGCGATCAACGCTCAGACCATGCGCACCGCCGCCGACTGGGACAGCTGGCTGCTTCCCGGACTGCACTGGCTCGCCGCCACCATTCCCACGGACCTTCCGGTGTTCATGACCGGTTTGTCGCGGCCGGATCGCATCGGCGTCGCCACGGATCTGTTCGGCCCGCGCCTGGTCCTGCTCAACACCACTGCCCAGTCCTACGCCCTGCACGGCGAGGTCATGGGGGCGCAGGGGCGGCGCCGGGTCCACGCCAAGACCGCTGACGCTTTCCGCTCCACCGTCGGCTACTACGCCTCCCTGCTCGTCTCCGGGAGTCTTCATGACCGCTGATCCTCTGTCCTGCCGCCGCCTGTTCGTCATGCTCACCTGGTCACCGGAGGCGGGATCAGCAGTAGACCCGGTCGGCGTGCTCGCTGTCGACCAGGGCGGTCCGGAAATGCTTCGCGCGGTGTCCTGGGTGCCGCTGACCTACGGCGCAGCCGCGGCCTGGCGCCGCCGCGTCCGCGACGCGCGGCTCACGGAAGAGGTGCTCCAAGCCTGGCTGGAAGCCGGCGGTGCCGAACAGCTCGCCGAGGTGCTTCAGTTCCCCTTCCCCGATGCATCGCTGACCGACTTCACAGAGGCGGCGATGGATCGCCTGCTGACGGGACAGATCTGGGAGGAGGAGTAGTTGGGCTCGGGCGGCAAGACGACACACGCCACCTACGACACCGCCCCCACTGCGGGAGAGCTCGACGACTCTCTCGACCCGCTGACGGAACCGTCGGAAGCGGTGGACTACCCGCCCGAACTCCAGCAGCAGTTGGGTGCCCTCCAGTCGCTGTCCGAAGCGGGGATGTCCCCGGTGGGTGACACGACCACCACCTCGCCGCAGGACTGGCACGCCGACTTGGAGGCCGCAGCCGCGCAAGCGTCGGAGGGCGTGCAGGAATTGCCCGCCGCGCAGCAGCCGGCCGCCGCGGCCGAGGTCGACACGGCGGTCCACGCGGCCTTGGCGGCTCTAACACCGGAGCAACTCAAGGAACTGGCAAAGGAGCAGGGGTTCTCCCATCCCGAGCTCGTGGGCGCTTCCGGCGGCCAGCCGCACCCGCTTGCCGTATGGCTCTCTCCGACGACGCCGGAGATGACCAAGCTCCGTATCCAGACTAAGGCCGACGAGCGCTTCGCCGCGCTGTGCGCGGGCGAATCCGTGGCCGGGCTGACCTACGCCGATATCGAACCTCCCACACCGGCCGACGGCACGTGGACGGCAACCCCCGAGCAACTCAGCGAACTCGCCGCTCAGGTGCACAGCCACGTAGGCCAGGCCACGGCGTCCACCGGCCCCGCCGCGGCCGACGCGCTGGCCGCGGCAGTGGCCGCCGAGCAGCAGCTGGCTACGGCTTACTGCCCTGCTGCCGATGCGGCGCAGGTCCATGCGGCCCAAGCACCGGCGACCGCCGCCATCGACGAACTCGCCGAGAGCATGCCGTCGACGTCGCAGAGCTTCGGTCCCGTGCTGGAGCAGGCCAAGGCCGAAGGCCACCTCACGCCGGAGCAGTGGTCGGTCCTGTCGCAGCCCGAGAGCCTTCGACTGGCTCGGGCCGCGACCCCGGAGGCGGAGAAGACCGCGCTGAGGGCCACCGCCGAGCAACGCCACGAACAGCTGGTTGCCCTCGAAAAGAGCGCTGACTGGCTCGCCGACCACGCCACCTCGGCGGACGGCGGCTGGCAGCTGCATGTTCCCGAGTCATTGTCCACGTCGCCTGATCCGGCGGCTTCGCCCGTGGTGGATCTCGCCAAGAGCGCGGAGCAGTACTTCGACGCCTACAACCAGGTGCAACCGTGGGTGAGCAACGCGCCGGCGCAGTGGACTGAGGAAGGGGAACTGTCTGCGGAGGTGCCGGCCCCGAAGCCGGCGCCGCCTCCCTGGGGGATGACCACCGCTTTCAACGAGTGGATCGCCCACCCCGGTGTGGACAATGCCGCGGTGAAGCAGGCGGCGGTCAGCCTCGGCATGCCGGAGCACGGCAGCAACGTCTACGACGCCAAGAAGTGGATCGCCTCCCACTGGGATCCCATGCTCGACCAGGGGGCGATCGCGCAGCACATCGAGAAGAAAGCCGCAAAGCAGGCAGCGAAGAGCAGCAAATCGGCGGTTGATCCGCCGAAGGCAGAGGCTGCGGCGGCTGCGTCGCCGGGGTGGGCGACCCAGCACGGTCAGCTCGTGGCCGCGCTCAAACAGCACGGGGGCGCGTGGGCCGACGTCCCCAAGCCTGTCGAACCGGCCGTTGTGGCGGGCCACGACTTCGGCGCAGGCGCCTCCGGCGGTGGGCTCGGCGGGGTGCATACGAAGTCGGTCCACACCGGCCCGGACGGCGGCAAGTGGATGTTCAAGCCGGACAAGTCCACCGGCGGTGCCCGTGCCGAAGCCGAAGCGGTGGTATCCCGGATCGCGGAGGCCGCCGGCGTTCCTTCGGTGCCCGCTTACAAGGCCGAGGTCTCCGGCAAGTCGGGAGTAGTCCAGCCGCTCGTGCCTTCCGCCACGCCGCTGTCGTCCGAACCCTCATCGTGGACCCAGAGCGATGTGGACTCCCTGGTCCGCTCGCACGTCCTGGCGTGGACGGTCGGCGACCACGACGCCAACCCCTCGAACGTCCTGCGGACGGCCTCAGGCGGACTGGTCGGCATCGATCGCGGCCAGGCGTTCAAGCACTACGGCGAGGACAAGCTGTCGCTCGACTACCATCCCAACGCCGCATTCGGGACACCCCAAGCAGCCCACCACCAGGCGTACAAGGCGTTCAAGGGTGGCGATCTTGCTACAGGCGTGCAGGTCAACCCTGCGGCCGCTCACCCCGTGATCGCGAAGCTGGAAAGCATCCCGGACAGCCAGTGGCGCGCAACACTGCACACCACCGCACATGAAGGGGCCAAGCATTCGGAGACCATCGCGTGGGGACCGACCATGCGCAAACGGGCTGCGGCCACGCACGGCATCAGCGAAAGCTCAGTGAGCCCCCAGCACATCGCCGAAGCCTTCCTCGATTACGCGTGTGAGCGCAAGAACTCCTTGCGCTCCGACTTCGCCGCCTTCTTCTCCAGTGAACTCGGACTCAACGGCCAGGCTCTCAAGCACGCCGGCGGGGAGGCCGGCTGATGGGAAGCGGAGGGTCCAAGAACCACGAGACCTACAACACGGCACCGACAGCGGCCCCCGCTCACGATCAGTCGGATCCCTCCCAGGAGGAGTCTCCGCCCGTCAGCGACGAGGCGCTTCCTCTCCTGGACCAAGAGTCGGCGGCCGACGACCCGGGTGGCGCAGCGGGGGAAGAAGCCGGGGCTGAGGAGGAGCATCCGGCTCCAGAAGAGAACCCGCAGGAAGAGAATTCTCAGGAGACTCCGTCGGACGAACCACTCGCGGAGTCGGCCAGTGACGCGCTGACTCCGATCCCCGACGCACCGGCGGAAGGAGCGCCAGCCGGGACCCCCGTGCTGGCCGGCGGCGCCGATCTGGTGGACAGCACGGCCACGCTCATCTCCTATTCCGACCCTGAAGGCGGGCCACCGCGCGAGGTGCTGCTGGCCTCCGTCGACGAGCAGGCCGAAGCCAAGCTCATGGAGGCCCTGGAGCTGCAGAAAACAGAACCGATCCACGTGGAGGAGGAAGTCTCCGGGCGCCTTCCGCTGGACGAGGAGAAGCAGCTCTATGAACTCACCGCGAAGGCCGCCAAGAGCGTCAACCACAAGCTGAAGACCGGCACCGCAGTCCCCGAACACACGAAGGAGTACCTCGCCCAGGCCCAGGCCGCGGTACAGGAGGTACTCGACTCGCCCTTTGCCACGGCCGACGAACTGGAGATGGCCGGTTACTACAAGAACTGGCTCGGCAAGGTCGAGCACACCATCGACACAGCTGGAGCGGGAAGCAAGCCCTATGCCGACGTCAAGATCCCGACGGTGCAGGCGTACGAGCAGCAGGGAACGGCGACAGTAACCGCGATGGTGCCTGCAGAACCCGAGGGGACCGGCCTGCCGACGGAGTCCCGGACCGCCGGCCGAATCCAGGCCGCCGTCGACGCCGAAAGCGGCACCACGTCGTGGAACGGGTCCGACCGCGTCTCGGCCGAGGGCACCGAGTACGCCGTCGACCTCGGCGACGGCTGGAGCGCGGTGTATCGCCCTTACCAGGCCAACGACCCCGCGAAGACGGAGTACTCCCTGCGCGGGCAACTGGAGGTGCATGCTCCCCAGGGCGCCGGCCACGGAAAGAAGC contains:
- a CDS encoding replication-relaxation family protein, whose product is MLSPSAAHILHLLHHHRLLTTAQVHTMATPNATTSRFALRMLHTLREEALVESVGRRGTRTPALWFATPDGAYVVEAGLTVPGRPYRMDARKATGPLMPHTLAVVDTGLAFLRHARQRGDEFDVCDWSPEIAHRYRSGGGFDDSHVIADALLNYLLVEGRRRAQMQFFIEVDRATMSLPRLAAKLVNYARYYDYVPESPPAPGGRRIGRRQPAWKSRYNRFPRLLVVFTGANPTRLENRMLDLAARLQEAPYLAAERAQFQVGGVLLDQLVEHGPTAPIFRSLLAPQEGLADFTLRTVATANQSGTI
- a CDS encoding ParB N-terminal domain-containing protein — its product is MTQSEDEGLAALLQSPRLRQRRFDTIPLRGPGAASTDVQGRQPGDSTTPTELSDLISSIGTVGVLQPVLAEEIQQNDSAPPRLLLVTGERRLRACRWGASHLPDNPHFASLPAIVCPGPLSTEERRTWQIVENLAREPLRPGEQAAALLLHRCAILTGKLLRSGKPIPPDAAAIEDPVERWEALERIRAGDPACAAPWPEVLRRLGLQLSERKARQLVSAFRALPRHVSEEMDEAQVRLHTRIRMGRLMAGRAEAAEGIWAAVAARGQTRLLPAAVQAAIDDPDSSADEALQHAEQQRDEADAARAEALSKDDSGLAPEVADALHSPQPEPPTDEKERGSEEASDDHGDDAPHSPAARESDEDDPPQAERQEDSAAARCLAGLRHLVSDLRVGRRPDRYTAGSLRLLIDEIRPLLDTEGTE
- a CDS encoding DUF4417 domain-containing protein — encoded protein: MADVGGTLAFDDVDIACELPRGLPSYIPQTDGTGIPDLDDHLDWPAYAVGLRRVFSPRTFELFPRWRDASAHDLLGLKPGQLAVLSGYGEDPLVEAFWTRRRRDALVERIAAQGWDLVLACNYSVYGNWPRAEHLINMRRSLLLAQEFAEAGIAVVPNLYWFRLEDLLRWGEWIEQAEPPAIAINAQTMRTAADWDSWLLPGLHWLAATIPTDLPVFMTGLSRPDRIGVATDLFGPRLVLLNTTAQSYALHGEVMGAQGRRRVHAKTADAFRSTVGYYASLLVSGSLHDR